A region of the Terriglobia bacterium genome:
TGGAGCTTTTTTCTTCGTTGCCATTATCAATTCACCTCCGATCCTTATTCTCTTTACGACTATTGCTCACCTCTTTTGGGTAAGCTTCGTGTTTAAAAATATTTTTAAGACATGTTACACAAAAATACAAAGTAAAAATCGCGCGCGGCTCCGTTTTTTAAAAGATCGATGCAATCGGGTATCATGACCCGGCGTGGAACTCGCGAGCGGAAGAGTTCGTATAGAGACAGATAATGACCACCAGAAAAAAACTTTTGATCGCTGTTCTGATCGTTGCCGGCGCCGGCTCGACGGCCGGATACAGCATATTCGCGCGCAACAGAGGGGTCGTTGCCGTCGAGGCTGGACACGTGGTTCAGCAGGATCTGACCCAGACCGTGTCGGCCAATGGAGAGATCAAACCGAAGAAAGATGTGAACGTGAGCTCGAACATGATGGGCCGCATTATCCGGCTGCCCGTCAAAGAGGGTGATCGCGTTCACGAAGGTGACCTGCTGGTTCAGCTGGAGTCGATCCAGAGCGAAGCCGACGTGAAATCGGCGGAGGCGAGCCTCGATGCGGCGGCGGCGGATGTCGAAGGTACCGTCGCGCAGATCCGGTCCGCGGACGCCGCCGTCGCATCCGCGAAAGCGGAGATCACCCGTTCCGAAGCCGATCTACTCCGGGCCAGGCAAAACTTCGACCGGCAGGAACAATTGAGCAAGCAGGGTCTGATCGCGAAAGACGCCTATGAGAAGGCCAAGGCGGATTATGAGATCGCCGAGGCAACGCTCAACTCCGACAAGGCGCGGCTCGCCCAGGCGGAGGCTCAATCGGCGCAGATGCTGAAGCAGCGCGATAGCACGGCGATGCGAGTCGCTCAACAACGCGCGGCCCTGGTCCGGGCCAAGGATCAGTTTTCGAAGACAACGATCCGCGCAACCCTGGATGGCGTCATCACCTATTTGCCGGTCAACGAAGGCGAGACCGCCATCGTCGGAGTTCAGAATCAGGCGGGAACCATCCTGATGACAATCGCCGATCTGTCCGTGATTACGGCCGAAGTCAATGTCGACGAAACCGACATCGTCAACGTGAAGCTTGGACAGGAGGCTCGAATCAAAGTCGATGCTCTGGGGGATAAGGTTCTGCTCGGACATGTTTCTGAGGTCGGCAACAGCGCCCTCACCAGAAGCAGCGGGACAGCCTCGACAGCGACGGCAGGCACGAGTCAGGAGGCGAAAGACTTCAAGGTGGTCGTGACGCTCGATAATCCACCGTCCGAACTGCGGCCCGGTCTCTCCTGCACCGCCACGATCGTTACTGCAACGCGGCCAAAAATTCTGACCGTGCCGATCCAGGCCCTGACCATCCGCGAATTCGATGCCGCTCCCGCTGCGGTAAACAAGGACTCCAACAACAATAAAAAGAAGGTGGAAAAAGAAGGCGTCTTCACGCTCAAGGACGGCGTGGCCTTGTTCCGCCCCGTGAAGACCGGTATCACCGGTACGACGGACATCGAGATCCTCGAAGGGCTCTCGGAAAACGACAACGTGGTGACCGGCCCGTACCAGGTGCTGCGCACTCTGCAGGACAACACACGGATTAAAATAGATAAGGCTCAATGACGCGCTATGGCCGCTGACCAGGACGCTCTAATACAAACCGACGATCTCTGGAAAACCTACGAGATGGGCAGCAGCGAGGTTCATGCCTTGCAGGGAGTCTCGTTCCGAATTCCGCGTAACGAATACGTCGCGATCATGGGACCTTCCGGCTCCGGCAAGTCCACATTGATGAACTTGATCGGCTGCCTGGATACGCCGACCAAGGGTCAGTATTGGTTGAATGGAAGGCTCGTCAGCGAGATGGACGACGACGAGCTGGCCCATATCCGGAACAAAGAAATCGGATTCGTTTTCCAGACCTTCAATCTCCTCGCCCGCGCTACTGCTCTGCATAATGTCGAACTGCCGTTGATCTACAGCGGCGTTCATTCGCGGGAGCGGACGGAACGCGCGAGGAACGCGCTCCAGATGGTCGAGCTTTCCGACCGGATGGATCACAAGCCGAACGAACTGTCCGGCGGTCAGCGCCAGCGCGTGGCGATCGCCCGGGCATTGGTCAACAATCCCTCGATCATCCTGGCGGACGAGCCTACCGGCAACCTTGATTCCCAGACCGGGGTCGAGATCATGAAGCTTTTCGATAAGCTCCATTCCGAAGGAAACACGATCATTCTGGTTACCCACGAGCGCGACATCGCGGAATATGCCCATCGTGTCATCAGCATCCGTGACGGAAAGATCGCTTCCGACGAGCGCGTGAAAAACTTCGTGAAAGGTTGATCAGTCCGGCAGACCGAACGTCAGAATGCTCGTCCCTGCCGCCACGGCGATGAACATTCCACTGTCTTCATCGACAAACACCAAACCCGTAACCGAACCGAGAACGCCGCCCCATGAATTTCCGTGATCTGCGTGATTCTGGTGAAACGGTTGCCGCTCATGTCACCGTGGTACGTCGGCCAGTCGATGTTGCGGCCGGGACCCTTGGCGAACGCAGCGCCGAGCAGCAGGAACAAACCCGAAAACACGCGAATTGTCCTCATAGTGGTGGCGATTATATTATGTCGAGCGCGAAAGGGGACCCTCCATGAAAGTTATAGTTTTGCTCGCATTGGCACTGACGGCGTTGACGCTCGTTCTGTCTCGGGCCTTCGCTGCCCAGACTCCAACCGGCTGTTCGCCGGCAGGAAACATCCAGTTTGTATGCGGCCAGCAGTCGCCCGAAGATCTCGTCCATCTGCCGGGGACCGATTGGATGCTGGCATCGGCTTTTGGCGGCGCTGGCGGTATTCGCCTGATTAATGTCCGCGACAAAACCTCGAGCACCCTTTACCCGAGCGCCGATGCCAGGGACCAACTCGACAAGAAAACCTACGACACCTGTCCCGGCGCCCCGGACGCTGACGACAAGGCGAAGTTCACGACGCACGGTCTTGCCTTGCGTGTGGGAAGAAATTCGACGCATACCTTGTACGCCGTTCACCATGGCAAGCGGGAGTCGATCGAAGTATTCGAGGTCGACGCGCGTCCAAAGCGGCCGGCAGTGACATGGATCGGCTGTGCCGTCGCTCCCGACCCGATCGGGTTGAATTCCATTGTGCCTCTGCCGGGCGATGGATTCATTGCCACCAATTATCTGGAGCGTGGAGCGAATGCGGCCGCCGCGCGAACGAAGTTGATGGCCGGTGAGAACAATGGCGAGTTGTGGGAATGGCATACGGGAAAGGGATGGGTGAAAGTGCCGGGAAGCGAAGCGTCCGGCCCGAACGGCGTGGAAGTTTCGAAGGACGGCAAGACGCTGTATGTCGCCGCGTGGGGCAGCCAGTCGTTCTTCCGTATGTCGCGAGGCCAGACGCCGGTAAAGCGGGATTCGATTCCGTTGGGCTTTCGAGTCGACAACATCCGCTTCGCGCCGGATGGCTCGATTCTGGCCTCAGGGCAGGGACAACGGACGTCGAATGTGGTTCGTATCGACCCAGGCTCTCTCAAGATAACCGAACTGATAAACCAGCCGGACACCCCCGCATTCGGTGCGGGAACCGTTGCGATTCCAATCGGCAACCAATTGTGGGTGGGATCGTTCCGCGGCGATCGGATTGCGATTTTTCCGGCGCCGAAATAGGCGAAAAACAGTCAGATCGACGCGACAAGCCGCTGCAATGCAGCCCGTGGATCACGGTCGTCCGTGACGGCGCGGCCAACGACGATGTAATCGGCGCCGGCGGCGAGCGCATCGTGGGGTGTGGCGATGCGTTGCTGATCGTTCATCGATTGTTCGGGCATACGGATCCCCGGAGTGACGATCTTGAAATTCGGATTGACCGCTTTCCGGACCAGCTGAATTTCGCGCGGCGAGCAAACGACGCCGTCGATGCCACATTCCTGCGCAAATAAGGCGAGCCGGTGCACCTGTTCATCCAGCGGACGTTCCACGCCGACCTCGAACAGGGCGCGCGTATCGAAACTGGTCAGGACGGTCACGGCGACGACAATCGGCCGGCGCGCCCCCAGCTTCTCGTGCAATTCCTT
Encoded here:
- a CDS encoding efflux RND transporter periplasmic adaptor subunit, whose protein sequence is MTTRKKLLIAVLIVAGAGSTAGYSIFARNRGVVAVEAGHVVQQDLTQTVSANGEIKPKKDVNVSSNMMGRIIRLPVKEGDRVHEGDLLVQLESIQSEADVKSAEASLDAAAADVEGTVAQIRSADAAVASAKAEITRSEADLLRARQNFDRQEQLSKQGLIAKDAYEKAKADYEIAEATLNSDKARLAQAEAQSAQMLKQRDSTAMRVAQQRAALVRAKDQFSKTTIRATLDGVITYLPVNEGETAIVGVQNQAGTILMTIADLSVITAEVNVDETDIVNVKLGQEARIKVDALGDKVLLGHVSEVGNSALTRSSGTASTATAGTSQEAKDFKVVVTLDNPPSELRPGLSCTATIVTATRPKILTVPIQALTIREFDAAPAAVNKDSNNNKKKVEKEGVFTLKDGVALFRPVKTGITGTTDIEILEGLSENDNVVTGPYQVLRTLQDNTRIKIDKAQ
- a CDS encoding ABC transporter ATP-binding protein; amino-acid sequence: MAADQDALIQTDDLWKTYEMGSSEVHALQGVSFRIPRNEYVAIMGPSGSGKSTLMNLIGCLDTPTKGQYWLNGRLVSEMDDDELAHIRNKEIGFVFQTFNLLARATALHNVELPLIYSGVHSRERTERARNALQMVELSDRMDHKPNELSGGQRQRVAIARALVNNPSIILADEPTGNLDSQTGVEIMKLFDKLHSEGNTIILVTHERDIAEYAHRVISIRDGKIASDERVKNFVKG
- the pyrF gene encoding orotidine-5'-phosphate decarboxylase, whose amino-acid sequence is MNEKIIIALDVSSPQKAIELVHELHDLAGMFKVGSQLFMCGGREIVLEIIRNRGKVFLDLKFHDIPNTVTHAALEAARLGVSMMTIHASGGRAMMQAVPKELHEKLGARRPIVVAVTVLTSFDTRALFEVGVERPLDEQVHRLALFAQECGIDGVVCSPREIQLVRKAVNPNFKIVTPGIRMPEQSMNDQQRIATPHDALAAGADYIVVGRAVTDDRDPRAALQRLVASI